The genomic window CTCCAACAACTGTATTCACATCAACCATATCTTTTATGCTTTGCATTGCAGTTTTCATTAATCCCTCAATGGGATGATTTTGTTTTTGTTCTGAGTCCATTTAAATACCCCCTGACTTTTAGTGCAAATACAAGTATTAATATGATAATAATATGCACTATTCGCATTTTAATTATACTGTTTAAATAGGTAAAAAAATCAGTTTTAGTATAGTCAGGCTTAACATCTAATTCTATTTTATTGATTGTAGCAAAATTTGATAGTGTACTTATGATAATTCCTTTTATTGCCCAAAAGCCACCAACGCTTACTGCTGTATGCATAGCATCATTTAAGCCCACTTTAGTTTTCCATATTATTTTGTCAAAAACTATAAACGATAGTATTAATGAAGTAAATTTATAGGTATCCTTTGCTTGTTGTAAAGCTACTTTAAAATTTGTATTAAATTTTAGTATCTTGTTTATAAGTGTTAATTGTTC from Candidatus Syntrophocurvum alkaliphilum includes these protein-coding regions:
- a CDS encoding DUF2953 domain-containing protein, encoding MSKTIILWIILGKLLIISFLYIKIQLTIKVIEEDNSKALVIEFIPNVKKFKKEYKFNNLDIEFLYKMFALESNIEKEDFKGEPVSEEEQLTLINKILKFNTNFKVALQQAKDTYKFTSLILSFIVFDKIIWKTKVGLNDAMHTAVSVGGFWAIKGIIISTLSNFATINKIELDVKPDYTKTDFFTYLNSIIKMRIVHIIIILILVFALKVRGYLNGLRTKTKSSH